ATTCATGGGGCTTTTCCTGCCGTAAATGCCGCGAGCCCCATTCTGCCGGGTGCTTTGGCGCCTCGCCCGGTACGGGTTTTCGGTTCCCCTTTCGTAGATTTCCTCCCCATGGAATCGAGTTTCGACGTCGTCGTCATCGGCGGAGGGCATGCCGGCATCGAGGCGGCCCACGCGGCCGCCCGCATGGGCGCGCGCACGGCGATGGTCTCCATGGACGTCGCCGCCATCGGACGCATGTCCTGCAATCCGGCCATCGGCGGGGTGGCCAAGGGCCAGCTCGTACGCGATCTGGATGCGCTCGGCGGCTTGATGGGGGTGGTCGCCGACGTGGCGGGCATCCAATTCCGCATGCTCAACCTATCCAAGGGCCCGGCCGTCTGGGGCCCGCGCGCGCAAATGGACATGGAGCTTTACGCCGATACCATGCAAGACCGCTTGCGCGCGACTCCCAACCTGTCGCTCCTCGACGGCGAACTGGAATCGTTCCAGCGTACTCCCGACGGCGGTTTCGATCTGGACTTCGGGCCGCGCGGAACCCTGCGCTGCCGCTCCCTCATCATCACCTCCGGAACCTTTCTCGGCGCCGTCATGCATACCGGCATGACGCAAACCAAGGGCGGCAGGGTGGGGGAGGCCGCCGCCGATCGCCTCTCTTCCGCCATCCGAGGTCTCGGAATACGTACCCGCCGCCTTAAGACCGGCACCCCGGCGCGCCTGGCGGCGGATTCCATCGACTACCAGGCCGTGGAGATCCAGCATGGCGACCCCGAGCCATGGTCCTTTTCGTTCCGGACCGAAGCTCCGGTCAAGAACCATGCCACCTGCTGGATCACGCATACCAATCTGGAGACGCACTCCATCCTGCGCGACGGTTTCGATCGCAGCCCCATGTTCACCGGCGTCATCAAGGGCGTCGGCCCGCGCTATTGCCCTTCCATCGAAGACAAGATCTGCCGCTTCGCGGATAAGGATTCCCATCACCTCTTCCTCGAACCCGAAGGCCTCCGCAACGGGCGCATTTACGTGAACGGGTTTTCTTCCAGCCTACCCTCCGAGATCCAGGATCGCGCCCTACGGACCATTCCCGGACTGAAAGGCTGCCGCGTGCTGCGCTACGGCTATGCCGTGGAATACGATTCGGTGGAATCGACCCAGTTGCATCCCACCTTCGCCTGCAAGGAAGTGCCGGGGCTTTATTTCGCCGGACAGGTGAACGGGACATCGGGCTACGAGGAGGCCGCCGCGCAGGGCCTGGTGGCGGGCATCAACGCGGTCCTGGCCATCCGCGGGGAACCCCCTTTTCTGTTGGGCCGCAGCGAATCCTACATCGGCGTGCTTGCCGACGATCTGGTTTCCCTCGAGCTCGAGGAACCTTATCGCATGTTCACTTCCCGGGCCGAGTACCGGTTGCATTTGCGGCACGACAATGCCGAGGTGCGATTGGTCGATAAGGGCCGCGCCTTAGGCCTGATCGACGATGCCGCCTTCGCGAAGTACGAGGCCTGGCAGGCGCGGATGGAGTCGGCGCGGACCGCCCTCGGCCAAGCGCGCGCCTTCGGGCCGGAGGTCGATGCCTACCTGGGTGAATGCGGTTCCGCGCCCTTGGACGAGGCCACTACCGCCCTTGCCTTGTTACGTCGGCCGGATGTGGGCCTGGAAGGTTTAGCCGCCCGTCTCGGCCTGGATCTGGGCTTGGCCCGGAAGGATATGCTGCGCCTGGAAGCGGCGGAAAGATATCGCGGCTTTTGGGATCGGCAATTGAAGGAGATCGAGCGGAACAAGCGTCTGCAGGGTCTGCGCATCCCCCAGGCTTTCGATTACGCAAGGGCCCATGCCCTTTCGACGGAGGCGCGCCAGAAGCTGGCCGCCAAGCGGCCGCTTACGGTGGGCCTGGCCCAACGTATCGCCGGAGTTACCCCTGCCGACATTTCCGGGCTTATCTTCCACATCAACCAGGGCGCCAGCGGCCCGGCTTAGTCTCCCGCGTTTTCCCGCCATCAGCGGTGCGCGTTCGCTCCGGGTGTCGACGCCAAGTCGACTGCCCCGCAGGACGCCCGGCCTCCGAACGCCCGCTCCTAGGGGCCTAACGGTTACCTCTTCCATCCGGTAGACGTCGAATCCAACGAAAATTCGGCTAAGAACCCCCTCCATTATCACAGGGGATCTTAGGGTCCACGTAAAATGGTGCTTGACCTATGCGACGGGAAAATTATGTTACAAAAGTCGCATTAGCGGCGTCTCGACCTGGGAGGATTTCCATGAGCCGATTCCAATTACCGCAACGGGATTCCCTGGATAATTCAAAATTCGTCAAGCTCCTGGTCTTTTTCTGGGCCTATCTCTTGACGATGTACTTGCTGTCACTCTGGAGCTGAAATCCGGAACCTTGATCCGGCAAGGTAAATCGCCCGGATAAGAACTTCCGAAAAAGAACGTCCGGATAAGCGGAGATTAGGCCGGAGGAACCGCAGCGGTCGGTTGGACCGCTTCCGGGGAAGACGAAGACAACCGGAACACCGCTTCCTCCCCGTTCGCCATGCCCATAAGGCGCTCGACGCGGACCGGATTCTTGCGCAGCAGGGATTGCACCCGGCGGGATTCCAGGTTTTCCTTGATGGACGTGAAGAAGAACCGTTGCATCAGGCGGGCCAGCTTCCATTCGGTGCTGTCCAGGTTCACGTAGTGCTGGAAACCCTTCAGCGCGCCTACGTTGAGCCGCTTCTGTTCGGTGTCCAATTCCCAGGGATGGAAATAGACCATGGCCGGGAAGCCGCGCTGGTTCTTCTGCTCGATATAGCGATCGGTGACCTTGTACGGATATAAGCGCAGATACCCGCCGCCCGAGATGGGAATGAGGCTGTTCCCCAGCCCTAAGGTGGACATGGGGATCTCCCTCAGGCTGTTCCCGTTGGCGAACAGCAATTGATGGGGCAAGCGGTTCGGGTAGCGCGCGATGCCGTAGCGCTCGCGCTTGATGGGGAAGACGCTGGAATCGTACTCGATCCCGTACTTGGCGAGGATCTCCAGGGCCCATAGCGTCGATTCCACTATGGTGAAATTGGAAGCCCGGTGCCCGATGATGGTCTGCTTGGTCCGTTTGCCGATCGCCACCAGCGACTTCTCCAAGTCCTCCTCGAACTGAGACGGGGTCATGTTGGTCAGGAGGTTATGGTAATACCCGTGCGTGCCGATCTCATGGCCTTCGGCATCGATCATACGGACTACTTCCGGGAAATGATCGGCCACCCAGCCCAGTACGAAGAAGGTCGCCTTGGTATCGTGGGTACGGAACAGGTCGAGGATCTTGCGGACGTTGGCGACCACGCGCGTGGGTTGCAGATGCCAGGTGGAGGGCGGAACCTGTTCCTTAAGGTTATAGGCATGGAACCAGGACTCCACGTCCACGGTCATGAAATTCTTGACGGTATCCTGGGGGCGATAGAGATCCACCACCTTATCCATGTGGATCTCTTTGAGCATCTTCTGGACCCGGGGGCTGGAATTCTTGATCGCGACGCGCCCGCCGTTCTGCTTCACCCGGTGGACCAGATTGATCAAATGGCCGAGATCCTCCAAATCGAAATTCTCATCGGGATTGACCTGGATTTCCACGGTCTTCTTGGGGTTGGGATTGATTTCCTTCAGGGTGCGGCTCAGTTCATAGGGGCTGCTTCCCACCAGGATCAGCGACCGCTTGGTCTCATGCTGATGGACCTCGGTACGAAGTTCGAGTCCCTTGTCCGGCGTGAGGGCGCGGAAGTCCACCACCTTGGCCCGTTTCAGGCCTTGCAGATCGCGGTTTTCATTGCCTTCGAATTGGGGCTTTATGAACAGGTAGAGAACCGTGTTCATCGCCACCCAGGCTTCCATTTTTAGCCACGATAGGAAATTGGAGGTGGCGGAACGGTAGGCGTAGTCGAAATGCACTTTACGGACGACGCTCTCGAGGGAATCGTCATACCCGAGGATGATCTGGGCCAAACCGGTGAGGCCGGGCTTGATCCACAGG
This is a stretch of genomic DNA from Fibrobacterota bacterium. It encodes these proteins:
- the mnmG gene encoding tRNA uridine-5-carboxymethylaminomethyl(34) synthesis enzyme MnmG, with the translated sequence MESSFDVVVIGGGHAGIEAAHAAARMGARTAMVSMDVAAIGRMSCNPAIGGVAKGQLVRDLDALGGLMGVVADVAGIQFRMLNLSKGPAVWGPRAQMDMELYADTMQDRLRATPNLSLLDGELESFQRTPDGGFDLDFGPRGTLRCRSLIITSGTFLGAVMHTGMTQTKGGRVGEAAADRLSSAIRGLGIRTRRLKTGTPARLAADSIDYQAVEIQHGDPEPWSFSFRTEAPVKNHATCWITHTNLETHSILRDGFDRSPMFTGVIKGVGPRYCPSIEDKICRFADKDSHHLFLEPEGLRNGRIYVNGFSSSLPSEIQDRALRTIPGLKGCRVLRYGYAVEYDSVESTQLHPTFACKEVPGLYFAGQVNGTSGYEEAAAQGLVAGINAVLAIRGEPPFLLGRSESYIGVLADDLVSLELEEPYRMFTSRAEYRLHLRHDNAEVRLVDKGRALGLIDDAAFAKYEAWQARMESARTALGQARAFGPEVDAYLGECGSAPLDEATTALALLRRPDVGLEGLAARLGLDLGLARKDMLRLEAAERYRGFWDRQLKEIERNKRLQGLRIPQAFDYARAHALSTEARQKLAAKRPLTVGLAQRIAGVTPADISGLIFHINQGASGPA
- a CDS encoding sugar transferase; amino-acid sequence: MKPSLAVLVSKRLADLFVGWVGTLFFVATYPLVALLIKLESRGPVLYSQQRIGINRRSSPYQIFKPRVTEATAAGGTSAFILSNRQVDYGGELFTILKYRSMRIDAETSGPQLARKGLDPRVTKIGKWLRALHIDELPQFVNILRGDMSLIGPRPERPYFTLQYAKQIPHYLDRTLWIKPGLTGLAQIILGYDDSLESVVRKVHFDYAYRSATSNFLSWLKMEAWVAMNTVLYLFIKPQFEGNENRDLQGLKRAKVVDFRALTPDKGLELRTEVHQHETKRSLILVGSSPYELSRTLKEINPNPKKTVEIQVNPDENFDLEDLGHLINLVHRVKQNGGRVAIKNSSPRVQKMLKEIHMDKVVDLYRPQDTVKNFMTVDVESWFHAYNLKEQVPPSTWHLQPTRVVANVRKILDLFRTHDTKATFFVLGWVADHFPEVVRMIDAEGHEIGTHGYYHNLLTNMTPSQFEEDLEKSLVAIGKRTKQTIIGHRASNFTIVESTLWALEILAKYGIEYDSSVFPIKRERYGIARYPNRLPHQLLFANGNSLREIPMSTLGLGNSLIPISGGGYLRLYPYKVTDRYIEQKNQRGFPAMVYFHPWELDTEQKRLNVGALKGFQHYVNLDSTEWKLARLMQRFFFTSIKENLESRRVQSLLRKNPVRVERLMGMANGEEAVFRLSSSSPEAVQPTAAVPPA